In the genome of Blastopirellula retiformator, the window TGAACTGGCCGTAATCACGGCGGCGGTCCATCGCTACGAGGGAGTTTAGTAGGAGTTCTTCAGAACTTGTTGCGGTCTGCTGAATGAATCGATTTCGAGTCGACTCGTCCCAATAGCGAAGTTGTTGCGCAAATCGGCGAGTCTGCTGCGCGTCAGAGATAGTATTGGGCATGATTTCCCGTAAAACGGAGCCTGCGGTTCAACTTCATCATTCGTTAACTTGATCCGTCAAAGCTCGATTTACTAGACTTCGAGTGTCAACAGCGGGTCAACTAAGTTGATTCAATATCTACTTCCCGCCCGCTCAATCTCGCCCACCGCTGCCGGAGATCTGCCCGATGTGCGCCCAAAAGATTCATGTCCCTGGTCGAACCTGGAACCGTCGTCAGGTCTTGGCGATGGGAGGCTCGCTGCTCGCGGCCTGGCCGACCTTGGGGGGCGTCGCTTCGGCCGCTTTTCGTCGCAACGTCGGCTTGGGCGACTATCCGTTTTCGCTCGGCGTCGCCTCAGGCGATCCAAGCTCGGACGGTTTCGTTTTGTGGACGCGTCTGGCGCCCAAGCCGCTAGAGCATGACGGCGGCATGCCGAACGAGAACGTCGAAGTTCGCTGGACTGTCTGCCATGACGAAGCGATGACCAAGGTCGCCGCGCAAGGGACCGCGATCGCGACGCCCGACATGGGGCACTCGGTCCATGTCGAAGTGCCGGGGCTCGACCCGAACCGTTGGTACTTTTATCAGTTCGCCGCAGCCGGCGAGATCAGTCCGAAGGGACGCGCTCGGACCGCTCCGAACGCCAATGACATGCTGTCGCAACTCAAGTTCGCGTTCGCCTCGTGTCAGCACTTCGAATCGGGGCACTATACCGCGTACCAGCACATGACGCGGGAAGGATTCGACGTCGTCGCACACTTGGGCGACTACATCTACGAGCGGGAAGGGAAAGGTGGCAAGACGCGGATGCACGCCGGGCCGTACATTGACAGCCTGGGCGACTACCGCGTCCGTCACGCCCAGTACAAGACCGACCCACATCTGCAGGCGGCGCATGCGATGTGCCCTTGGCTGGTGACCTGGGACGATCACGAATTTGACAACAACTACGCCAACGAGATTCCGCAACATCCCAACGCCAAGCGGAACCAAAACGGCGAATACATGAAGCGACGTGCTCGCGCCTACAAAGCGTATTACGAGAACATGCCGCTCCGCATGGCGCAATTGCCGACTGGTCCTGACATGCAGCTTTATCGCAGCGTCAAGTTCGGTCGTCTGGTCGACTTCGACGTGCTCGATACGCGGCAGTATCGGACCGATCAGCCGTGCGGCGATGGTCGCAAAGAGCCGAATGACGAAGTCTACCTGCCGGAAGCGACGATCCTAGGCGATCAGCAGGAAAACTGGTTGACCAAACAGTTCGAGACTTCGGACAGCGTTTGGAACGTGCTGGCGCAGCAAGTGATGATGGGCCGCGTCGATCGCGACCCGAGCAAAAAGGTCGGCTATTCGATGGATCAATGGCCCGGCTACGAAGTGAACCGTCTGCGGATGCTGAAGTTCTTCGAACAACACCCCGACAAGAACCCGGTCGTCTTGACCGGCGACATCCACTGCAATTGGGCGAACGACTTGCAGGTCAATTGCGAAGACGCCGATTCGGCGGCTGTGGCGGTCGAATTTGTCGGCACGTCGATCAGCTCGGGCGGCAATGGCGCCGAACAGCGCGATGATACCGCGATGGTATTGGCGCAAAATCCGTTCGTCAAATTCAATAACTACGAACGGGGCTACGTCGCTTGCGAAGTCACGCCGCAAACCTGGACGACCCACTATCGCACGGTGCCGTTCGTCACCAAGCCAGATGCACCGCTCAACACGCGAGCCAGCTTCGTTGTCGAAGCAGGTAAGTCGGGTCTGAATCCGGCGTAACGCGATCGCGAACAAAGAACCACGGTGGACTTGCGCCTCGGTCGAAAGACCGGGGCGTTTTCTGTTGGGAGTGACGACCTATCGTAACCCGAGGCGCGAGCCGAGGGAGTGCGATCATCGCTGTGATCAGAGCTTATTTCTTGTTCGAGGCTCAAAGCTGGTAGAAGCCTTATTGTCGCTGGCGAACGCTTTCCCTCGGCTTGCGCCTCGGATTCGTGATTCCGTTTACTCGGGGTCGTTTACCTGCTTGGTCTCTTGCGGGCGTAGCCATCCTTTGCGACCAAAGAAGATCAACATGCCAACGGCTAATACGGTCGCCAGCGACCAGAACATTGGGTAGCCAAACGTCCAGTGCAGTTCTGGCATGTCGACGAAGTTCATCCCGTAGACGCCTGCCAAAAAGGACATCGGAATGAAGATGGTCGAGACGATTGTCAGTACCCGCATTATCTCGTTGGTGCGATTGGCCATCGCCGAGAGGTAGGTGTTGATCATGCCGCTGACCATGTCACGGTACATTTCGATCACTTCGGTCGTCTGCACGCAGTGATCGTAAGTGTCGCGCAAGTGCAGGCGAACTTCTTCTCCGACAAGCGTATTCGGTTCCCAGACCATCGAGTGCAGCGCCTCGCGCTGTGGCCAGAGTGCCCGGCGGAGGTTGATCAGGCGGTTCTTCATGTGATGGATTTTTTGCAGAATCGCGGTTGTTGGAGCGACGACCGCCTCTTCTTCCAGGTCTTCCATACGCTCGCCAATCACTTCGAGCGCCGGGTAATAATGGTCAATGATCGAGTCGGCGATCGAGTAGGCCAGGTAGTCGGCTCGCTTTTCTCTAAAGCGGCGGTGTCCGGCGGTGATTCGTTTGCGGATCGGGTCGAACACGTCTCCGTATTTCTCCTGGAAGGTCAGCACATAGTCTTCGCCCAGGACGATTCCGACCTGCTCGATCGTAATCTTGGCGTCTTCCTCCACTTTGACCATCCGCAAGACGATCAACAGATTGTCATCGTGCAGTTCCACCTTCGACCGCTGCGGTACGTTGACGACATCTTCCAGCAACAGCGGGTGCAGTCCGTAGGTCTCGGCCAGTTCGACCAGCAGTCGGCGATCGCCGAAGCCTTGAATATCGACCCACGAGACCCCTGATTCGGGCGCCGCTTCCAATTCCTCCAGATCGGTGATCGGTCGGTCCGACTTCAGGCCATCGATCGAATAGAGGATCTGGCGGAATCTGGGCGTCGGGGCGTCCTCGGGAATGACCAAGGTTCCGGGAGCGGCGCCGACTTGGGGATGACGTTTGTGGAACATAGGATGGCTGGAAAGTTCCCCGGTGCAGAAAGAGACGCCGCATTGGCAGGATATGGTCAATTGCTAAGATAAACGGCCGATCGTTACACGGGGCGCGATAAATTTCTAGTCGAATATTCAACCCAGCGGCCCAAATCGTCGATTTCTCGTCCTTCAATGGCGGCATCCCTAGGCAACTGTACCCCAACCTCGGTGATTAGCAGACTATGTCGATGGATATCGTAATCCTCTCCCGGAAAGCCTCTCTGTATTCGACCCGTCGCCTGCGCGAAGCGGCCGTAGAGCGAGGGCATGACGTCCGTGTGGTCGATTATCTCCGCTGCTACATGGACATCACGTCGCATCGTCCCCGGGTCTTATACCAGGGGGAAGAACTAGTTCCCGACGCGATTATTCCCCGAATTGGCGCCAGCTATACTTTCTATGGGACCGCGGTCGTTCGCCAGTTTGAAATGATGGGCGTCTTCACCGTCAACGAGTCGCAGGCGATCAATCGCTCGCGAGACAAACTCCGCTCGACCCAGTTGCTAGCACGCGACGGGGTTGGCTTGCCGGTTACCGGCTTCGCCCACTCAACCAAGGATATCGATGGCCTGATCTCGATCGCCGGCGGTTCGCCCTGCGTCGTCAAGCTGATCGAAGGGACCCAAGGTGTCGGCGTGATCCTGGCCGAAACCAAGAAGGCGGCCCAGGCCGTTATCGAGGCGTTCCGCGGTCTGGATGCGAACATCCTGGTTCAGGAGTTCATCAAAGAGGCAGGCGGCAGCGATATTCGCTGCATCGTCGTCGGCAATCGGGTGATCGCCACGATGAAACGCCAGGCCGCGCCGGGCGAGTTCCGCTCGAACCTGCATCGCGGCGGCTATGCCGACAAGATCAAGATTACGCCGGAAGAGCGAACCACCGCCAAGCGAGCCGCCAAGACGATGGGGCTGAACGTGGCGGGCGTCGACATCCTTCGCTCGAACCATGGCCCGGTGGTGATGGAAGTCAATTCTTCGCCTGGGCTGGAAGGGATCGAAGGGGCGACCGAGGTCGACGTGGCAGGTAAAGTGATCGAATTTATCGAACAGCACGCCAAGCCCGGCCGCCAACGCGATAAAGGGAAGGGCTAGCTGCCTGTTGAAAAATGCCATCGTGGCATTTTCCAACCTCGCCAGGCTCAGAGCATAGCTCTTCGCGGCTTGCAAAATAACGACTTACGTCGCTATTTTGGGATCGCATCCATGCGATCACGCAGTCCGTCGAGAAAATCAACGGACTGCTAGGAAGTCCACCTGAATACGTACCAGAGACACTGCCAATGACGGGCAATGAAGGCGAGTCCGCGGAGCCGCGGATCAAGCGTCCCATCGACGATTGGAACGGCGTCATTATTGAGCCAGGGCAGACCCGCGACGTGCAGGTTTCGATCGGCGAAAGCTACAGCGGCTTTGACGTCTTGATCCCGGTGCAAGTGCGCCGGGCAGTTGAAGATGGTCCGGTCGTCTTTATTACCGCCGCTTTGCATGGGGACGAGATCAACGGGACCGGCGCGATCCGGTCGTTGATCATGGATGACACGCTACGGCTCAAAAAAGGGGTTCTCGTCCTGGCCCCGGTGCTCAATATCCTCGGGTTCGATAACCATACCCGCTATCTCCCCGATCGCCGCGACTTGAATCGCGTTTTCCCGGGGTCCCCGAGCGGCAGTCTTGCCAGTCGGATGGCGCGGCGAATCTTTGACGAGATCGTCGCTCGCTGCGACTACGGTATCGACCTGCACACGGCGGCGATTCGGCGGACGAACTTTCCCAATGTTCGGGTCGATTGGGGCAATCCGGAGGCCCGCAAGCTGGCCGAGGCGTTCGGCAGCGAGTTGATCGTGACCGGCAAGGGCCCGATTGGGGCGTTCCGCCGTACGGCCTGCGGCGTCGGCTGTGCGACGATCATTTTGGAGGCGGGCGAGGTCTCGAAGGTCGAACCGTCGATCGTCAATTGGGAGCTGCGAGGGATTCGAAACGTGCTGGTTAAGCTGGGAATGATCTCCGGTACTCATGTGCCGGCGTCGCGGAAGTTTATCATCGACAAGACAAAGTGGGTACGCGCCGATCGGGGTGGTTTTCTACAGTTTCACGCCGCGCCCGGTGAGGTGGTCCGTCAGGGGCAACTCTTAGCGACCAACGCCGGGCTGCTTGGCAACCAGCTGAATCAAATCGTCGCCCCGTTTGATGCGATCGTCATCGGCACGACAACGCTGCCGGCGGTAAGCCCTGGCGAGCCGATCTGTCATTTAGGTTTCTTGGTCGACGACGCCCAAATGGTGCAAAACCATCTAGAGAAGGATGAAATGTACGGCACGGTGAGCGATCACCTAGCGACGAGCATGGTGATTGACCGACCGCACGATACCGGCGGCTAGTCGTAGGTTGGAGACGCCATAATACAGGATCTTGGGATCGCTTGGCGGAAAGTGGGCCGGCTGCTTTGGCCAGCGGGAAGTTCGCGAGAATCGCGAGAGAGTTGGGGAAGAACCCTAAAAGGCGAGCTCGCCCCGCGATTGATAGTTCGCGAGGCGGCTCTGCATTTAGCTTGGCCTAGCTCAGATCAGTTGGACCTGCTCAGCGCGCGGACCCTTCGGACCTTGGCCTTCGACGTACGAGACCGTTTGGCCTTCGCGCAAATCGTCGTAGCGGACGCCTTCCAAACTCGACATGTGGAAGAACAAGTCCTTGTTTGACCCGGTGTCGATGAAACCGAAACCCTTGTCGGTCAAACGCTTGATTTTACCTTCTGGCATCAAAATCACTCACAAAACATAAAGCTGTGGCTGCCGGTCAAAAAAACACTCTCGCAACCGGTAAAGCCACCATCAAAACTGAGAAGCATCCTATGCGTGTGGGGGCCCGTCGTCAACGATCGGGCGGTATTTGGGGGCGAAATCTACAAGAAAACTACATCCGGGAGGTGAGAAATAGTGAAACCGGCCGGTTGCGCCCTCTTTTGGTCCCGGTTTTTGAGGGTTTACGCGTTCTAGGAAGACGCTGGATCGGCGTCCCTGAACGGGACCGGCCCAGCCGTTTCGCCCGGCGATCGGTCCTTCGGCGTTGCGTTGGAGTAGGGCGCCCTTCGGAACATCTCCGCCGGTCCGTTACTATGGGATTCTGATCCCACCTTGCTACGCTCTTACCCGTGGAACCGACCATGCTTACCCTGATCCTTTACATCGTTGGCTTCATCTGCCTTTCCGGGGTCGCCGCCTTGGTCGATGCCGCCATCCTGAGCGTCTCGCGCAGCGAGGTTGAGGAGATGGTCATGAAGAAGCTGCCGGGCGCCGTCGCTTTACAGGCAGTGAAAAACCGGATCACCCGGGCGGTGGTCGTCGTCGTGATTCTGACCAACACGATCAATATCTTGGGGCCGATCCTGGCCGGCAACAAGGCGATCGAGCTATACGGCGATACCGTGATCGGCATCGTCACGGCGATCTTGACCTTCGGCACGATCATCTTCTCCGAGATCATTCCCAAGTCGCTCGGTACGCATTACGCTCCGCTGATCTCCCGATTGGCGGCGCCCCCGATCTTAGCGCTGATCTACGTCTTGTACCCGATTGTGCTGCCGTTGGACTGGATCTCGCGGCAGATGCAACAAGGGGAACGTCCTGTCGGGACCGAGGCGCAGATTCGCTCGCTGGCGACGCTGGGACGAACCGCGGGGCATGTCGACAATGATGAACTGCGGCTGGTCCATCGCGCGTTTCTGCTGAACGACAAAACGGCCGCCGACATCATGACGCCGCTGAAAGATATCGTCGGCGTTCAGCGAGACGCAAAGGTCAAAGACGCCGCCAAGCAGGTCTTGCAGCATACGCACTCGCGCTACCCCGTCTTTGGCAACTCGGTCAACGAAGTGATTGGCATGGTCATCAGTCACGACATCCTTGGAGAACTGACCGAAGAGCAAGACGCGGCGCCAATTGAAGGGCTGGTTCGTCCGGCGATGGTGATCCCAGCTGAGACGCGTTGTGATGACCTGCTGAAGGAGTTTCGCGCCAAGCGGATTCATCTGGCGATCGTGCAGCAAGAGGAGAAGACGGTCGGCTTGGTGACGCTGGAGGATGTGCTGGAAGAGCTGGTCGGCGAGATCGACGACGAAAAAGAAGCGTCGTAGCCGCCGCAAATTGATGGCGAGATTCGACGAGAAGATTTAACCTGCGCAGTATCATCTCCTCTGCAATCTCCTCTCCAAAATTGGATATCGTCCCATGTCGTCGCGCCCTGCTGCGCCGATCCGGCGGATCGGCTTTACCCTCGTCGAATTGTTAGTGGTCGTCGCCGTGATTGGGCTGGTGACCGCGCTGCTGTTACCGGCGGTTCAGATGGCCCGCGAGTCGGCCCAGAAGGCGAAGCGGCAGTCCTCGCCGATGGCGACGCCGCTGGCCGAAGCCCCGATTGCACGCCCCTCGTCGCAAGATGTGACCCCGCTGCCGACGATCGAGCGTCTCGAGCAGCGCATGAAGTTGGACTCCAGCTACCATCGCATTGGCTGGGATATCTTTTCGCGGTTCGTCGTCGCCAGCGAAGGTTCATTGCAGGTCGCTCCGCCGACCGGTGAGCAGCGGCAAGTTTCGCTCTTGTTGCCATTTCCGGCCGGAGCCGTAGAAGCGAGTCATGTAAAGGTCGACCTCAAAGATGCTGACGGACAGCCGCTCGGGGCAGAGCAAGTTGTGTACGGCCGCGACGGCATCGCGTGCCGCTATACGTTTACCGACGACCAACCGATCGTGGTCGACTGGACCTTTCAGGTGTCGGGGCGAGATGATTTCGTCTATCGCTTGCCGCCGGCGGTGAAGATTGGTGACGGAGAAGTAACGCTTCAGCTGGATGTTGCGACCTGGTCTATTCCGGACGAAGCGCTGCAGCCGACCAATGTGAACGCAAATCAACTGCACTGGGAGATCGCCAACCTGGTAACGATGCCGGCGATCCGCGTCAATATTCCGTCAGCCCAAACGCCAACGGCGCGCGTCTTGTTGCTGTTGCGTCTGACCGGCGTCGCGGTTCTCTTTTTCGGGGCTGGGTTCTGGTATCTCAGCGAGCTTGATCACCCGGGGCATCTCGACGACTTTCGCTGGGGACGCTTCACCCTGTTGGCGGGCAACTTCTGTTTCTTCTTTTTGATTTTCACGACGTTGGAGTTTCATGGGCAACTCCACACATGGCAGTCGGTTTTGATCGCGGCGATATTGTCGCTGCCGCTGCTAACGTTGCATGTGACGCGGATTCTTGACCTACGTTTCGCCCTGTGGCGCGTGATTCCGCTGACGTTGCTCTCGCTGGGGATCGTAATGAGCGGGGTCTATGGAGGCGCCTATCGCGACTATCTGATGATCGCGGCGGCATTTCTGATTGTCGCAATCGTGACGCTCACCTTCGGCCAGTGGCGGGCTCAGCGCGAATCGCACGATCGCCAACTGCTCGAAGATCGCAGGGCATACGCGCTGCAATTGCTCGAGTGGTGCGTCAGCGATGTTGCGCCGCGATTGGCGACGGTCCGCCAAATGTATATCGATGCGTCGCAGCATTCTGCGGATTTAAGCGGCGCCGAAAATATCGAACTGCGGGAAGAGCTGGAATACTCTGGAAAGCGGGTTGCCGATGTCGAAGACAACTTTCTCGAGGTGCGCGAACAGCTAGAACAACAAGCGACGACCGCAGATTCTCCGCTGCCGAGTTCTTACTACAAACAAATTACCGATAAGTTGTCGCAACAAGTCTTTCTTTGGAACGGGCGGCTAACGTCGCTGTTGCAGCGATTAGAGCGAATCGCTCCGGCGGCGGCTCGCCCAGATGAGGCGGGTGAGGCGCATTGCTCCTCTTGTGGAGAGAAGGTGGCAGGCGGGCGCTTCTGCCACGCTTGCGGCGTTCCCTTGGCTCGCCGCCTAGGTTGCAGCAAATGTGGTGAAACCGCTACCATTCCGGTTCATTTGCTGCAGGAAGAGGCCATCGACGATGCGGTCCACTGCTTTCATTGCGGGACAGTGCTCAAGCTCTAGGTTGTCAGGTGACGGCGGTGAAAATGCGATTTTCCGTTTTGTGAGCTAAGCTATTGTCGCCAACGGATGGGGGGCTGGGCGCTTTGTCGCGGCCTGCTCGGTTGAAACTCTCCGGCGGCGCAGTCAAAATAGGGACGTATCCCGCCGAACTCACTTCTTCGCCCGCCTTGCCTATTTGGGAGTCTCCTCCATGTTGCGATCGCCAGCTATCCTCAAAACGCTTGCCGCCGCGTTCAGTGTTTGCCTGTTCGTTTCGTTGTCGGCCCGTCAGGCTGCGGCGGTGCCGTTCTTCTGGGAAGTCTTCGAGAAGCAATACGTCAGCCCGGATGGAGACGACAAAGCGAAGCAGTTCGCTGCGGCGGCCACGACCGCCAAGTGCAACGTTTGCCATGTCGATGGGCAATCGAAGAAGCAGCGCAACCCGTACGGCGCCATCCTGGCCGAGACTCTGCACAAAGATCAGTTCTCGAAGGATCGCCTCGAAAAAGAACGGGACAAGGCCGAAGCCGAAGTCGTCGCCGCCCTAAAAGCGGCCGCCGACACGAAGGCGAACGACAAACAAACCTATGGCGAGTTGATCGCCGCTGGCCAACTGCCCACCGCCGCCGAGGCGAAGCCGGAGCCCATGCCGGAAGCGAAACCGGAAGAAGGCGCCAAGACCGAAGAGGTCGCCGCGCTCTCGCCGGAAGAGATCGCCAAGCTGAAGCGCGAACTACGGGCTGAAATGGAAGCCGAACTGGCGGCCGCCAAAGCGGCGCTGGCTGCGGCGATTCCGAAGATGCTGGAAGCGACTCGCACCGCCAACGAAATCGCCGCCAAGTACCCGCAAGCGCCGATTGACGAACAGGCGGAAGCCGAAGCGGTCAAACAGATCACGGCGCTGGGCGGTACGGTCAATCGGATCGCGCAAAGCAGCGACGCCAAGGTGGTCACGTATCATCTTTCGGACAAGCCGGTTAACGACGACGCGCTGGCGCCGATCCGCAAGATTGGCAACGTGGTCGAAGTCAACCTGATGGGAACTGAAGTCACCGACGCGGGGCTGGAGCATCTGGCCGGACTGAAGAGCCTGGAACGGATTAACCTGGCGAAGACCAAGGTGACTGACGCTGGTTTGCGTTACCTGGCTGCCTGCGAGAAGCTGAGCTATTTGAATCTGTACGGGACCGCAGTGACCGACGCCGGCATCGATCACCTGTACAGCTTGCCCAGCCTGCGAAATCTTTACCTGTGGCAGACGAAGGCGACGCCGGAAGGCGCCAAGCAGTTGTCGGCGGCGATTCCGGGATTGCAGACGAATCTAGGTTCTATGTAAGTTGGGTTTACATGATCTTCATGTTTCGTTCATATGCGAAGAAAATTGGCGTTCGTCGTCGGTTTGCTTGAACCGAACCAGATCGCTTCCGTAAGGAGGGATGGAGAAATGCCTCTCACCT includes:
- a CDS encoding zinc ribbon domain-containing protein, encoding MSSRPAAPIRRIGFTLVELLVVVAVIGLVTALLLPAVQMARESAQKAKRQSSPMATPLAEAPIARPSSQDVTPLPTIERLEQRMKLDSSYHRIGWDIFSRFVVASEGSLQVAPPTGEQRQVSLLLPFPAGAVEASHVKVDLKDADGQPLGAEQVVYGRDGIACRYTFTDDQPIVVDWTFQVSGRDDFVYRLPPAVKIGDGEVTLQLDVATWSIPDEALQPTNVNANQLHWEIANLVTMPAIRVNIPSAQTPTARVLLLLRLTGVAVLFFGAGFWYLSELDHPGHLDDFRWGRFTLLAGNFCFFFLIFTTLEFHGQLHTWQSVLIAAILSLPLLTLHVTRILDLRFALWRVIPLTLLSLGIVMSGVYGGAYRDYLMIAAAFLIVAIVTLTFGQWRAQRESHDRQLLEDRRAYALQLLEWCVSDVAPRLATVRQMYIDASQHSADLSGAENIELREELEYSGKRVADVEDNFLEVREQLEQQATTADSPLPSSYYKQITDKLSQQVFLWNGRLTSLLQRLERIAPAAARPDEAGEAHCSSCGEKVAGGRFCHACGVPLARRLGCSKCGETATIPVHLLQEEAIDDAVHCFHCGTVLKL
- the rimK gene encoding 30S ribosomal protein S6--L-glutamate ligase gives rise to the protein MDIVILSRKASLYSTRRLREAAVERGHDVRVVDYLRCYMDITSHRPRVLYQGEELVPDAIIPRIGASYTFYGTAVVRQFEMMGVFTVNESQAINRSRDKLRSTQLLARDGVGLPVTGFAHSTKDIDGLISIAGGSPCVVKLIEGTQGVGVILAETKKAAQAVIEAFRGLDANILVQEFIKEAGGSDIRCIVVGNRVIATMKRQAAPGEFRSNLHRGGYADKIKITPEERTTAKRAAKTMGLNVAGVDILRSNHGPVVMEVNSSPGLEGIEGATEVDVAGKVIEFIEQHAKPGRQRDKGKG
- a CDS encoding cold-shock protein; the encoded protein is MPEGKIKRLTDKGFGFIDTGSNKDLFFHMSSLEGVRYDDLREGQTVSYVEGQGPKGPRAEQVQLI
- a CDS encoding leucine-rich repeat domain-containing protein, coding for MLRSPAILKTLAAAFSVCLFVSLSARQAAAVPFFWEVFEKQYVSPDGDDKAKQFAAAATTAKCNVCHVDGQSKKQRNPYGAILAETLHKDQFSKDRLEKERDKAEAEVVAALKAAADTKANDKQTYGELIAAGQLPTAAEAKPEPMPEAKPEEGAKTEEVAALSPEEIAKLKRELRAEMEAELAAAKAALAAAIPKMLEATRTANEIAAKYPQAPIDEQAEAEAVKQITALGGTVNRIAQSSDAKVVTYHLSDKPVNDDALAPIRKIGNVVEVNLMGTEVTDAGLEHLAGLKSLERINLAKTKVTDAGLRYLAACEKLSYLNLYGTAVTDAGIDHLYSLPSLRNLYLWQTKATPEGAKQLSAAIPGLQTNLGSM
- the corA gene encoding magnesium/cobalt transporter CorA; protein product: MFHKRHPQVGAAPGTLVIPEDAPTPRFRQILYSIDGLKSDRPITDLEELEAAPESGVSWVDIQGFGDRRLLVELAETYGLHPLLLEDVVNVPQRSKVELHDDNLLIVLRMVKVEEDAKITIEQVGIVLGEDYVLTFQEKYGDVFDPIRKRITAGHRRFREKRADYLAYSIADSIIDHYYPALEVIGERMEDLEEEAVVAPTTAILQKIHHMKNRLINLRRALWPQREALHSMVWEPNTLVGEEVRLHLRDTYDHCVQTTEVIEMYRDMVSGMINTYLSAMANRTNEIMRVLTIVSTIFIPMSFLAGVYGMNFVDMPELHWTFGYPMFWSLATVLAVGMLIFFGRKGWLRPQETKQVNDPE
- a CDS encoding succinylglutamate desuccinylase/aspartoacylase family protein, whose amino-acid sequence is MTGNEGESAEPRIKRPIDDWNGVIIEPGQTRDVQVSIGESYSGFDVLIPVQVRRAVEDGPVVFITAALHGDEINGTGAIRSLIMDDTLRLKKGVLVLAPVLNILGFDNHTRYLPDRRDLNRVFPGSPSGSLASRMARRIFDEIVARCDYGIDLHTAAIRRTNFPNVRVDWGNPEARKLAEAFGSELIVTGKGPIGAFRRTACGVGCATIILEAGEVSKVEPSIVNWELRGIRNVLVKLGMISGTHVPASRKFIIDKTKWVRADRGGFLQFHAAPGEVVRQGQLLATNAGLLGNQLNQIVAPFDAIVIGTTTLPAVSPGEPICHLGFLVDDAQMVQNHLEKDEMYGTVSDHLATSMVIDRPHDTGG
- a CDS encoding alkaline phosphatase D family protein — its product is MCAQKIHVPGRTWNRRQVLAMGGSLLAAWPTLGGVASAAFRRNVGLGDYPFSLGVASGDPSSDGFVLWTRLAPKPLEHDGGMPNENVEVRWTVCHDEAMTKVAAQGTAIATPDMGHSVHVEVPGLDPNRWYFYQFAAAGEISPKGRARTAPNANDMLSQLKFAFASCQHFESGHYTAYQHMTREGFDVVAHLGDYIYEREGKGGKTRMHAGPYIDSLGDYRVRHAQYKTDPHLQAAHAMCPWLVTWDDHEFDNNYANEIPQHPNAKRNQNGEYMKRRARAYKAYYENMPLRMAQLPTGPDMQLYRSVKFGRLVDFDVLDTRQYRTDQPCGDGRKEPNDEVYLPEATILGDQQENWLTKQFETSDSVWNVLAQQVMMGRVDRDPSKKVGYSMDQWPGYEVNRLRMLKFFEQHPDKNPVVLTGDIHCNWANDLQVNCEDADSAAVAVEFVGTSISSGGNGAEQRDDTAMVLAQNPFVKFNNYERGYVACEVTPQTWTTHYRTVPFVTKPDAPLNTRASFVVEAGKSGLNPA
- a CDS encoding hemolysin family protein, which codes for MLTLILYIVGFICLSGVAALVDAAILSVSRSEVEEMVMKKLPGAVALQAVKNRITRAVVVVVILTNTINILGPILAGNKAIELYGDTVIGIVTAILTFGTIIFSEIIPKSLGTHYAPLISRLAAPPILALIYVLYPIVLPLDWISRQMQQGERPVGTEAQIRSLATLGRTAGHVDNDELRLVHRAFLLNDKTAADIMTPLKDIVGVQRDAKVKDAAKQVLQHTHSRYPVFGNSVNEVIGMVISHDILGELTEEQDAAPIEGLVRPAMVIPAETRCDDLLKEFRAKRIHLAIVQQEEKTVGLVTLEDVLEELVGEIDDEKEAS